The Planctomycetaceae bacterium genome includes the window CGATTCGGATGTTGGCGCGGTTGGCCATGATCAGCGCCACCGCGACGTTGCGGACGCGTCCGCCGGCGAGGTAGTGGCTTTCGAGGTCGCCGGTGGTGATGAAGTCCAGCCCGGCGCGGACGACCTGGATCTTGCTCAGCACGATCGTCCGCGGGTCGACCTTTCGCAGCTTCATGCCGATCAGTTCGCCCAGGGTGACCTTCGCGCGGGCGAACAGCGCCTGCACCCACAGGCTCAGCACCGACAGCGCCACGGCGAACATGATCAGCAATACCACGCCCATGACGAGGAATATGCCGATGAGCCACCACTGCGGGCCTGTTTCTTCCGCGGCCGCCAACATCAATTCAATCATTGCTCTACCCTTTCATCAGATGAGCCGTTCACTTGCCGAACGACCACATCGCTGCCGTCGGCCTTGATCACTTTTATCGTTGAGCCTTTACCAATGATACCGCTCTCGGAGCGGGCGAAGACGCGATGCCCGTCGATGCGGACCGCCCCGCTGGGTCGCAGCATCGTCTCGGCGAGGCCGGTCTTGCCGACCATCGATTCAAACGCCGCCGCGTCGGGCGTGCCTTCGCCGGCGGACACCTTGACGTTCTTGAGATACAGCCAGTTGCCCACCCGGGTGTTGGGCAGCACCTTGACGAAAACCCACAGGTACAGCCCGCCAAAGCCCAGCAACCCCAGCAGCACCAGCACGCCGGCCAGGTTGCCGAGGGTGAACGCCTGCCAGACCGCCACGGCCGCCGCTATCGACGCCATGATGGTCAACAGCCCCATCGAGGGCGTGATCAGCTCGAAGGTCATCAGGACGATCGCCAGGATCGCCATCACGATAATGAGCGTAACCGTTCCCATCTATGCTTCCTCGACGACCACGCCGTTGCCGTCGTGGCGGATCACTCGCACGCGCGTGCCGGCGGCGATTATAGAGCCCTCGCTGGCCGCGTCCACCAGATCGTCGCCGAATCGCACCTTGCCCACCGGGCGACAGACTCGCTCGACGACGCCGACGTCGCCGACGGCGATGCGCTTCAGCGGCGAAGACTCCTCGACCGGCGGGGCCGGCTCGACGTGCGTCGCCGCCAGCACCAGGCGGTTCACCAGCGGCACGCGGGGCAGATACCTCGCCAGCAGGGCGATGGCTATCGTCGAACCCACCATTGCGATCAGCAGCGCCGCCAGGCCGGTGTTGAAGATGCTCCAGTCCAGGTTTGTTTTGGGCATCGGGAATTCCGTCGGGGCGTTGGGGATAATCATCGCCAGCAGAGCGATGATGACGATCAGCCCGCCGGCGGCCCCGAAGATGATGTACCCCGGCAGCACGAAGATCTCCACTGCGATCAGCGCCAGCCCGACCACCAGGGCGAAAATCTCCAGCGGGTTGGCCAGGCCCATCAGCACGCGCGACAGCACGATCAGCACCAGGCAGGCGATGGCGAGCGTTCCGGCCACCCCGAAACCCGGCGTCTGGAACTCCATGTATC containing:
- a CDS encoding NfeD family protein, translated to MGTVTLIIVMAILAIVLMTFELITPSMGLLTIMASIAAAVAVWQAFTLGNLAGVLVLLGLLGFGGLYLWVFVKVLPNTRVGNWLYLKNVKVSAGEGTPDAAAFESMVGKTGLAETMLRPSGAVRIDGHRVFARSESGIIGKGSTIKVIKADGSDVVVRQVNGSSDERVEQ